Proteins co-encoded in one Fusarium fujikuroi IMI 58289 draft genome, chromosome FFUJ_chr06 genomic window:
- a CDS encoding probable PAB1-mRNA polyadenylate-binding protein produces the protein MAANAAPGAVDQLANDLNNTSLNGGDAKAPAVDTGVAAAADDAAAPTPTSAAPHPQNSASLYVGELDPSVTEAMLFELFSQIGAVASIRVCRDAVTRRSLGYAYVNYNATADGEKALEELNYTLIKGRPCRIMWSQRDPALRKNGQGNVFIKNLDVAIDNKALHDTFAAFGNILSCKVAQDENGNSKGYGFVHYETDEAASQAIKHVNGMLLNEKKVYVGHHIPKKDRQSKFEEMKANFTNVYVKNIAPDVTEDDFRELFEKFGDVTSSSLARDQEGKSRGFGFVNFTTHESASKAVDDLNGKDFHGQDLYVGRAQKKHEREEELRKSYEAARLEKANKYQGVNLYIKNLDDDVDDDKLRQMFSEFGPITSAKVMRETPTEGDEDKKEETQDDKDKENKEEAKEEASEETKEGEEAKDDKKTEKKSDKKLGKSKGFGFVCFSNPDDATKAVAEMNQRMINNKPLYVALAQRKDVRKSQLEASIQARNQLRMQQAAAAAGMPQQYMQPPVYFAPGQQPGFMPQGGRGVPFPQPGMGMPGVQGGRPGQFPGYPQQSGRGGVPQQMPPNMYGLPGQFPPQFGQPGTPQFMAAMQAQQAALGGRGAPQGGRGGPQNMPGGPPMAGGMAGFPPNNRQQGGRGGPGRNGNAPQGGRGADGAGPNVLQQQLAAAPPAQQKQILGELIFPKIQAINGELAGKITGMLLEMDNAELVNLIEDDAALKAKVDEALAVYDEYVKAQGSEGGEPKKEEETKA, from the exons ATGGCCGCCAACGCTGCTCCCGGCGCTGTTGACCAGCTCGCCAACGACCTCAACAACACCTCTCTCAACGGTGGTGATGCCAAGGCTCCTGCTGTCGACACCGGTGTCGCTGCCGCCGCTGacgatgctgctgctcctaCCCCCACCTCCGCTGCTCCTCACCCCCAGAACTCTGCTTCTCTCTACGTCGGCGAGCTTGACCCCTCCGTCACTGAGGCTATGCTCTTCGAGCTCTTCTCCCAGATCGGTGCCGTCGCCTCTATCCGTGTCTGCCGTGACGCCGTCACCCGCCGCTCTCTTGGTTATGCCTATGTCAACTACAATGCCACTGCCGACGGcgagaaggctcttgaggagctcaactATACCCTGATCAAGGGTCGCCCCTGCCGCATCATGTGGTCTCAGCGTGACCCTGCTCTTCGCAAGAACGGCCAGGGCAATGTtttcatcaagaaccttgatgtCGCTATTGACAACAAGGCTCTTCACGACACCTTCGCTGCCTTTGGCAACATTCTGAGCTGCAAGGTCGCCCAGGACGAGAATGGTAACTCCAAGGGCTATGGTTTCGTTCACTACGAGACCGATGAGGCTGCTTCCCAGGCTATCAAGCACGTCAACGGCATGCTtctcaacgagaagaaggtttATGTCGGCCACCACATCCCCAAGAAGGACCGCCAGAGCAAGTTcgaggagatgaaggccaACTTCACTAACGTCTACGTCAAGAACATTGCTCCTGACGTTACTGAGGATGATTTCCGTGAGCTCTTCGAGAAGTTTGGTGATGtcacctcttcctccctcgCCCGTGATCAGGAGGGCAAGAGCCGAGGTTTCGGCTTTGTCAACTTCACCACTCACGAGAGTGCCTCCAAGGCTGTTGACGACCTCAACGGTAAGGATTTCCATGGCCAGGATCTGTACGTTGGCCGcgcccagaagaagcacGAGCGCGAGGAGGAGCTCCGCAAGTCTTATGAGGCTGCTCGCCTggagaaggccaacaagTACCAGGGCGTTAACCTctacatcaagaacctcgatgacgatgttgacgatgataagCTCCGCCAGATGTTCTCCGAGTTCGGTCCTATTACCTCCGCCAAGGTGATGCGTGAGACCCCCACTGAGGGtgacgaggacaagaaggaggagactCAGgacgacaaggacaaggagaacaaggaagaagccaaggaagaggctagcgaggagaccaaggagggcgaggaggcTAAAGACGATAAGAagactgagaagaagtcggACAAGAAGCTCGGTAAGAGCAAGGGCTTCGGATTCGTCTGCTTCAGCAACCCCGACGATGCTACCAAGGCTGTCGCTGAGATGAACCAGCGTATGATTAACAACAAGCCTCTGTACGTCGCTCTGGCCCAGCGCAAGGATGTTCGAAAGAGCCAGCTTGAGGCTAGCATCCAAGCTCGCAACCAACTCCGTATGCAGCaggccgccgccgccgccggtATGCCCCAGCAGTACATGCAACCCCCTGTTTACTTTGCTCCTGGCCAGCAGCCCGGCTTCATGCCTCAGGGTGGTCGTGGTGTTCCTTTCCCTCAGCCTGGCATGGGAATGCCCGGTGTTCAGGGTGGTCGCCCTGGTCAGTTCCCTGGTTACCCTCAGCAGAgtggccgtggtggtgtTCCTCAGCAGATGCCTCCCAACATGTACGGCTTGCCTGGCCAGTTCCCTCCCCAGTTCGGACAGCCTGGTACCCCTCAGTTCATGGCTGCTATGCAGGCCCAGCAAGCCGCTCTTGGTGGCCGTGGCGCTCCTCAGGGTGGTCGTGGTGGTCCTCAGAACATGCCCGGTGGTCCTCCCATGGCTGGCGGTATGGCTGGTTTCCCTCCTAACAACCGCCAGCAGGGTGGCCGAGGTGGACCTGGACGTAACGGCAACGCACCTCAAGGTGGTCGTGGTGCCGATGGTGCCGGCCCTAATGTgctccagcagcagcttgctgctgctcctcccgcccagcagaagcagatcCTCGGTGAGCTGATCTTCCCCAAGATCCAAGCCATTAACGGTGAGCTTGCTGGCAAGATCACCGGTATGCTTCTAGAGATGGACAACGCTGAGCTTGTCAACCT GATCGAGGACGATGCCgctctcaaggccaaggtcgaTGAGGCCCTGGCTGTCTATGACGAGTATGTCAAGGCCCAGGGCAGCGAGGGCGgtgagcccaagaaggaggaagagaccaAGGCTTAA
- a CDS encoding Mug157-like protein — MYHILPLLASIVAVSANCPNYEQFARERHEPFSSGRHAYPFQRPGKDCRTYSVPAVEKVIYDEMDQAIGDPDLYRLFLNTWPNTLDTTVKWQGTSADDPDEELAFITTGDINALWLRDSANQLQSYKSVLSSNRGSPSNENDIASLFRGAINLQARYITKSPFCNAFHPPPEAKLRRVKRSLQPRDTVSPKYDPDFVFECKYELDSLAAFLQLSWDYYDETEDGEFFGKFGWAEAVKAILRVAKHMQEGTYDEQGRVQKPAYTWLRNADSASETVSNHGHGAPVKGHIGLVRSFFRPSDDACIYQYFIPANMMFSRYLAACAKIMRPLDEKVAKEMEALAFDIEVGINKHAIIQHPIFGEMYAYEIDGFGSYSLMDDANIPSLLSIPHLGYKPASQHVYDNTRAFVLSSYNPYYARGPVLNATGGPHLGPGMAWPMGLIVQLLTTEDDEEIVDGIRQLMNSTSGLGLIHETVNSHNEKHWTRSWFSWANGLFGQMIMDLYKRKPTLIARSYQGVDEK; from the exons ATGTACCACATACTCCCCCTTCTGGCCAGCATCGTAGCCGTATCTGCCAATTGCCCCAACTACGAACAGTTCGCCCGCGAACGACACGAGCCTTTCTCGTCAGGGCGACATGCGTATCCTTTTCAGCGTCCAGGCAAGGATTGCCGCACATATTCAGTGCCTGCGGTTGAGAAGGTGATCTACGACGAGATGGACCAAGCGATTGGTGATCCAGATCTGTATCGTTTGTTTCTGAACACATGGCCTAATACACTCGACACAACCGTGAAATGGCAGGGCACTTCTGCTGATGACCCTGATGAAGAG CTGGCCTTTATCACCACCGGCGATATAAACGCACTTTGGCTGAGGGATAGTGCTAATCAGCTCCAATCATACAAGTCAGTCCTTTCTTCCAACAGAGGCTCCCCGTCCAACGAGAACGACATCGCCTCCCTCTTCCGCGGAGCCATCAACCTCCAAGCCCGATATATAACCAAATCTCCCTTCTGCAATGCCTTCCATCCTCCACCTGAAGCCAAGCTCCGCCGTGTGAAGCGATCTCTCCAACCTCGAGACACCGTCAGTCCGAAATATGACCCCGATTTCGTCTTCGAGTGCAAATACGAGCTTGATTCGCTTGCAGCGTTTCTTCAATTATCATGGGACTACTACGACGAAACCGAGGATGGCGAATTCTTTGGCAAGTTCGGCTGGGCCGAAGCCGTCAAGGCAATCTTAAGGGTTGCCAAGCATATGCAAGAAGGGACATACGATGAGCAGGGCAGAGTGCAGAAACCTGCATATACATGGCTGCGAAATGCTGACAGTGCCTCAGAGACTGTATCTaaccatggccatggcgcGCCCGTCAAGGGTCATATTGGCCTCGTGCGAAGTTTCTTTCGACCATCCGACGACGCATGCATTTATCAGTACTTCATCCCTGCCAATATGATGTTTTCACGCTACCTCGCCGCATGCGCAAAGATAATGAGACCTTTGGATGAGAAGGTTgccaaggagatggaggcgcTGGCTTTTGATATCGAAGTTGGGATTAACAAACATGCTATTATCCAGCACCCTATTTTCGGGGAGATGTATGCTTATGAGATCGATGGTTTCGGATCATATAGTCTCATGGACGACGCCAATATTCCTTCCCTCTTGAGTATTCCGCACTTGGGCTACAAACCAGCCTCGCAGCACGTATACGACAACACACGCGCTTTTGTGCTAAGCTCATATAACCCCTACTACGCCCGAGGACCTGTCCTGAATGCTACAGGTGGCCCTCATCTGGGTCCAGGCATGGCGTGGCCTATGGGGCTCATTGTCCAGCTTTTGACgactgaagatgacgaggagatcGTGGATGGTATTCGACAGTTGATGAACTCAACGAGCGGGCTCGGTCTCATTCACGAAACTGTTAATAGTCACAACGAGAAGCATTGGACAAGGTCGTG GTTCTCGTGGGCCAATGGCTTGTTTGGACAAATGATTATGGACTTGTATAAACGGAAGCCAACATTAATAGCCAGGAGCTACCAGGGCGTTGATGAGAAATGA
- a CDS encoding probable HUL5-ubiquitin-protein ligase (E3), producing the protein MFSTFTGNSRRPRNVNLSGSTGNPFTNTSWSPSAVSNTTKTVSNAQAEREKRQNDREKLKAACKIQRIWRGYKTRAELKESQRSAFDALYKSGPLQNPSERLPKAFGLFLSFFSLRRDDDIQRAICYAHDTESVDLEAIAPSNVCPSRVGCLVQLLLQALDRSLSIGDLSGDTHLLFKLILRIVTRYPDVVVPVIDSYYTVVAKLCQFQELSEQWRDIMLQAISSPLEAASHEGKSPGISQVYRAYAFSFLAKNNLYVFEENIATLSSTVRLSDLSEAIATGLSSRSSEKQSEDAQLWQLAHFIDLSRFHANNSGGSGVLETLYAQLSGHSSTISARLSAKSTDSDENSSDELLVPSLDPYITARLMSLVDSNGISQTLHEFSTNLAGSSSQEYQSTSLLAGYILTLLRCFPANSDDIRMRLFLEEIPTVSGDVPTIKFLWQIMSETAVFVKLRTESEPPLNILRRYLGVTSETSNTLEEEQDWRIALLFLELYIFILRLSDDEDFFSGIDPRIMEQNQSISRIRSCSLSLEDVKMLTSFLKNTAFTLHYRAQDLSKSAGSLEAASRYRFDTYFGSGQSSAMIPEEPSSPTKSSTRLDIDSLRNIVTTAMKMLYERDSRKQFLPTDHWLMTSKLDQSDFVSAVIAEEKRQIDEDSDASDEGSEYGDGPGLYSTIVGQRLSRHARLEKLKAQQIRSQRERKLAEMKPKLEILKHMPFAVPFETRVQIFRHFIQLDRLQRGEGSQPFFAGPFAKHHAQISRKSLFDDAYKQFYEIGDDLKGPIQITFVDQFGAAEAGIDGGGVTKEFLISVSTEAFGAEGGRGMFTSNEKGLLYPDPTALDVIRQELRHAGMTEANSTFRDMISDLLKRYEFLGRIVGKCMYEGILVDLTFAGFFLLKWTSTGPNDENTYKGSVNDLRDMDEDLYRGMLRLKNYPGDVSELGIDFTIEDQVSDPKDPVKTVTRKLIANGDQIHVTNDNRLLYISYVARHRLVVQPAPQTSAFLRGLRSIIRPSWLSMFNQSELQRLVGGDSSEIDIEDLRKHTIYGGLYQIGDDGEEHETIKLFWKVMHSFTDDQRRAVLKYVSSTPRAPLLGFSQLKPLFSIRDGGTDEERLPSTSTCVNLLKLPRYTSEATLREKLLYAIQSGAGFDLS; encoded by the exons ATGTTCTCGACATTCACGGGCAACTCGAGACGCCCCCGAAATGTCAACCTTAGCGGCAGCACTGGGAATCCTTTCACCAATACCTCGTGGTCACCATCTGCTGTCTCGAACACAACAAAGACCGTTTCAAATGCACAGGCCGAGCGTGAGAAGCGACAAAATGATCGGGAAAAACTAAAGGCAGCCTGCAAGATACAGAGAATATGGAGAGGCTACAAAACAAGAGCCGAGCTGAAGGAGTCTCAGAGGAGCGCCTTCGATGCTCTGTATAAATCAGGGCCTCTTCAGAATCCTTCTGAGAGGCTTCCTAAAGCATTCGGCCTGTTTCTGTCCTTCTTTAGCCTGCGACGAGATGACGACATACAGCGAGCTATCTGTTATGCACATGATACCGAGTCTGTCGACCTCGAAGCAATTGCTCCTTCAAATGTTTGTCCGTCACGGGTAGGATGCCTTGTTCAACTGCTTTTACAGGCCTTGGATAGGTCTTTATCGATAGG AGATCTTTCTGGCGATACCCATCTTCTTTTTAAACTCATTCTTCGCATCGTTACGAGGTACCCCGATGTGGTCGTTCCCGTAATCGACAGTTACTATACAGTAGTCGCCAAGCTATGTCAATTTCAGGAGCTCAGTGAGCAGTGGCGAGATATTATGCTTCAAGCCATTTCTAGCCCACTCGAGGCAGCATCTCACGAAGGCAAGTCTCCCG GGATATCACAAGTTTACCGTGCATAcgctttctctttcttggccaagaatAATCTGTATGTCTTCGAAGAAAATATCGCTACGCTATCCAGCACAGTCAGACTTTCTGATCTTTCAGAGGCGATAGCCACAGGACTGTCCTCTCGATCGAGCGAGAAACAGTCTGAGGATGCTCAACTCTGGCAGCTCGCCCACTTCATCGATTTGAGTCGCTTTCACGCCAACAATAGCGGTGGCTCAGGTGTTTTAGAAACGCTTTACGCTCAATTATCTGGCCATTCCTCTACCATCAGTGCCCGGTTGTCCGCAAAGTCGACAGATAGCGACGAGAATAGCTCTGATGAACTTCTGGTGCCATCACTAGATCCTTATATCACTGCTAGACTCATGTCCCTAGTGGACAGCAATGGCATTTCGCAAACGTTACACGAATTCTCAACCAACCTGGCAGGATCCTCTTCGCAAGAGTATCAAAGCACGAGCCTTTTGGCTGGGTATATCTTAACCCTGCTCCGGTGTTTCCCTGCAAACAGCGACGACATACGCATGCGCCTCTTCCTTGAGGAAATTCCTACGGTCTCGGGTGATGTCCCAACGATAAAGTTTCTCTGGCAGATTATGAGCGAAACGGCGGTCTTCGTAAAGTTGAGGACTGAGTCAGAGCCAccgctcaacatcctccgCAGGTATCTGGGTGTTACATCAGAGACTTCGAACACCCTAGAAGAGGAACAGGACTGGCGGATTGCtctcttgtttcttgagCTGTACATCTTCATTCTTCGCTTgagcgatgacgaggatTTTTTCAGTGGTATTGACCCACGGATCATGGAGCAAAACCAATCAATATCCCGCATTCGATCTTGCAGCCTGTCTTTGGAGGACGTCAAAATGCTGACGAGCTTTCTGAAGAATACTGCATTTACTCTTCACTACAGAGCCCAAGACCTCTCCAAATCTGCTGGTAGTCTCGAGGCAGCCTCTAGATATCGTTTTGACACCTATTTTGGTTCTGGACAATCTTCAGCAATGATACCGGAGGAACCTTCATCCCCCACAAAGAGTTCGACGAGGCTTGATATTGACAGCCTCCGAAACATTGTTACGACAGCTATGAAAATGCTGTATGAAAGAGATTCGAGGAAGCAATTCTTACCCACAGATCATTGGCTTATGACCTCAAAACTAGACCAGTCAGACTTTGTCAGTGCCGTTATTGCAGAGGAAAAGCGACAGATCGATGAAGACTCTGATGCCAGCGACGAGGGCAGCGAATATGGGGATGGCCCAGGTCTTTACTCAACCATTGTTGGCCAACGACTGTCACGACACGCGAGACTCGAGAAACTCAAGGCTCAGCAGATTCGAAGTCAAAGAGAGCGCAAATTAGCAGAGATGAAGCCCAAGCTGGAGATTCTAAAACACATGCCGTTTGCGGTTCCCTTCGAAACCCGTGTCCAAATCTTTCGCCACTTTATCCAATTAGATCGACTGCAACGAGGGGAAGGCAGCCAGCCTTTTTTTGCCGGTCCGTTTGCGAAGCATCATGCACAGATTTCACGCAAGAGTCTCTTTGACGATGCATATAAGCAATTCTACGAGATCGGGGACGATCTAAAGGGCCCTATCCAGATCACATTTGTTGATCAGTTCGGTGCCGCCGAGGCTGGTATCGATGGAGGAGGTGTTACCAAAGAGTTCCTTATCAGCGTATCGACAGAAGCGTTCGGTGCTGAAGGTGGTAGAGGCATGTTCACTTCGAACGAAAAGGGACTTCTGTACCCTGATCCCACAGCCCTCGACGTTATTCGGCAAGAATTGCGCCATGCCGGAATGACAGAAGCCAACAGCACATTCCGAGATATGATATCAGATTTACTCAAGCGATATGAATTTCTCGGCAGGATCGTGGGCAAATGCATGTACGAGGGTATTCTCGTCGACCTGACTTTTGCTGGCTTTTTTCTCCTCAAGTGGACGTCGACAGGGCCCAACGATGAGAACACTTATAAAGGAAGCGTGAACGATCTTCGAGACATGGATGAGGATCTCTACAGAGGCATGCTGCGACTCAAGAATTATCCTGGGGATGTTTCTGAACTGGGAATCGACTTCACCATTGAGGACCAGGTTTCGGACCCTAAAGATCCAGTGAAGACCGTCACCAGAAAGCTTATAGCCAATGGCGATCAGATCCACGTTACGAACGACAACCGCCTCTTGTACATTTCGTATGTCGCTCGGCACCGTTTGGTTGTTCAGCCAGCACCACAGacctcggccttcttgcGCGGTTTGAGGTCTATTATCCGCCCATCGTGGCTATCTATGTTTAATCAGTCGGAGCTGCAGCGTCTTGTCGGCGGCGACTCATCCGAGATCGATATCGAAGATCTCCGGAAACATACCATTTACGGCGGCTTATACCAAATTGGCGATGACGGTGAAGAGCATGAAACAATCAAGTTGTTCTGGAAAGTCATGCATAGTTTCACAGATGATCAACGCCGTGCCGTTCTCAAATATGTCAGCTCAACACCCCGGGCCCCTTTGTTGGGCTTCTCACAATTGAAACCATTGTTCAGCATTCGAGATGGGGGAACAGATGAGGAGAGACTGCCCAGTACTAGCACATGTGTTAACCTACTCAAGCTACCAAGATATACATCAGAGGCGACGCTTCGCGAGAAGTTACTTTATGCTATACAGTCAGGGGCAGGTTTCGACCTAAGTTAG